Proteins from a genomic interval of Pseudomonas sp. RC10:
- a CDS encoding flagellar protein FlgN yields the protein MQDTTLLQLITDDIAPAQHLLEILKAESLALHGRNMVEMEHILAQKQALVIVLEQHGRRRSQLLSSLGLPASRAGLEEVAKHSSVGEALLTAGDELSALIAECQAANEQNGGLIQLQQLTTAQQLRILNGGDTPTLYDSRGSTSGRARPRPLSQA from the coding sequence ATGCAAGACACTACTTTGCTTCAACTGATCACGGACGATATTGCGCCAGCCCAGCATCTGCTGGAGATCCTGAAGGCCGAGTCATTGGCGCTGCATGGTCGCAATATGGTCGAAATGGAACACATCCTGGCGCAGAAACAGGCGTTGGTGATCGTGCTCGAACAGCACGGACGCAGACGCTCGCAACTGTTGTCGAGTCTTGGCCTGCCCGCCAGTCGAGCGGGACTTGAGGAAGTGGCTAAACACTCGTCAGTGGGTGAGGCGTTATTAACAGCGGGTGATGAACTGAGTGCACTGATAGCCGAGTGCCAAGCGGCCAATGAACAGAACGGCGGCCTGATTCAGTTACAGCAACTGACCACGGCACAGCAACTCAGAATCCTCAACGGTGGCGACACTCCAACGCTCTATGACAGCCGGGGTTCGACATCAGGCAGGGCCAGACCACGTCCGCTCAGCCAGGCGTAA
- a CDS encoding GlxA family transcriptional regulator, with protein MQTVALIVRPDFQVMSLAALSAFEFANLAAEKKLYDIHVLSEHGGLVAASALYTSVATQPLDRPQFDTVLISGAMDASSASPAINAFLIDAYATSRRVGALCVGAFALAEAGLLDGRRATVHWARAREMRERFPAIKVEEDRIYIIDGKIWTSAGMTAALDLTLGMVEKDHGAELARKVSQHLVLYHRRAGGQSQHSAMLEMSPSSDRIQLSLEYARKHLRRELSVEELADAACLSPRQFSRSFRAETGMSPAKAVENLRLETARLMMEQGRHSLEAVATETGFGDRERMRRAFIRVYGQSPQSLRRSFGPVVDAF; from the coding sequence ATGCAAACCGTTGCGCTTATTGTCCGGCCTGATTTTCAAGTCATGAGCCTCGCCGCGTTGTCGGCGTTCGAATTTGCCAATCTGGCGGCCGAGAAAAAACTGTACGACATCCACGTCTTGTCTGAGCATGGCGGGCTGGTGGCTGCCAGCGCGTTGTACACCTCGGTGGCCACTCAACCATTGGATCGTCCGCAATTCGACACGGTGCTGATCAGTGGCGCCATGGATGCGTCGTCGGCCTCACCGGCGATCAATGCGTTTCTCATCGATGCCTACGCGACGTCCCGTCGGGTGGGCGCGTTGTGCGTGGGCGCGTTTGCCCTGGCCGAAGCGGGATTGCTTGATGGGCGTCGCGCCACCGTGCACTGGGCGCGGGCGCGTGAAATGCGTGAGCGCTTTCCCGCCATCAAGGTCGAGGAAGACCGGATTTACATCATTGACGGCAAAATCTGGACCTCGGCCGGCATGACGGCGGCACTGGACCTGACCCTCGGCATGGTGGAAAAGGACCACGGCGCCGAGCTGGCGCGCAAGGTGTCGCAGCATCTGGTGCTCTATCATCGTCGCGCCGGCGGACAGTCGCAGCATTCGGCGATGTTGGAGATGAGCCCCAGCTCCGACCGCATCCAACTGTCGCTGGAGTACGCCCGCAAGCACCTGCGGCGGGAGCTGTCGGTGGAAGAGCTGGCTGACGCCGCCTGCCTGAGCCCGCGCCAGTTCAGCCGGTCATTTCGGGCGGAAACCGGCATGTCGCCCGCCAAGGCCGTGGAGAACCTGCGGCTGGAAACGGCCCGCCTGATGATGGAGCAGGGGCGTCACTCGCTGGAAGCGGTGGCCACAGAAACGGGATTCGGGGATCGGGAACGCATGCGTCGGGCGTTCATTCGTGTCTATGGGCAGTCACCCCAATCGCTGCGACGCAGTTTTGGCCCCGTGGTGGACGCGTTCTAA
- a CDS encoding chemotaxis protein CheV — MAGVLDSVNQRTQLVGQNRLELLLFRLDGKQLYGINVFKVKEVLQCPKLTHMPKSSPIVRGVANIRGGTIPILDLAMATGAAPLGSVDNAFVIITEYNTKIQGFLVHSVERIVNMNWEDIHPPPKGTGRDHYLTAVTRLDNQLVEIIDVEKILAEVAPVSENISAGVVSAEVQHKAVSLRVLTVDDSSVARKQVTRCLQTVGVEVTALNDGRQALEFLRNLVNEGKKPEEEFLMMISDIEMPEMDGYTLTAEIRNDPRMQKLHIILHTSLSGVFNQAMVKKVGADDFLAKFRPDDLAARVVERIKAADIS; from the coding sequence ATGGCTGGTGTTTTGGATTCAGTGAACCAGCGCACTCAACTGGTAGGGCAGAACCGCCTTGAACTGCTGCTGTTCCGTCTGGATGGCAAGCAGTTGTATGGGATCAACGTGTTCAAGGTAAAAGAGGTGCTTCAGTGCCCAAAACTTACCCATATGCCCAAATCCAGTCCGATTGTGCGCGGAGTGGCAAATATTCGTGGCGGGACCATTCCGATCCTCGATCTGGCAATGGCAACGGGTGCGGCCCCGTTGGGCAGCGTTGACAATGCGTTCGTCATCATTACCGAATACAACACCAAGATTCAGGGCTTCCTGGTGCATTCGGTCGAACGCATCGTGAACATGAACTGGGAAGACATTCATCCGCCACCCAAGGGCACCGGTCGCGATCACTACCTCACGGCCGTGACGCGTCTGGACAACCAGTTGGTGGAAATCATCGACGTGGAGAAAATCCTCGCCGAAGTGGCGCCCGTGTCGGAAAACATTTCGGCGGGTGTGGTCAGTGCGGAAGTCCAGCACAAGGCCGTTTCCCTGCGAGTGCTGACGGTCGATGACTCCTCGGTGGCGCGCAAGCAGGTCACCCGTTGCCTGCAGACCGTGGGCGTTGAAGTCACGGCGTTGAACGACGGTCGTCAGGCGCTGGAGTTCCTGCGCAACCTGGTGAACGAGGGCAAGAAGCCCGAAGAAGAATTTCTGATGATGATCTCCGACATTGAAATGCCGGAGATGGACGGCTACACCTTGACTGCCGAGATCCGCAACGATCCGCGCATGCAGAAGCTGCACATCATCTTGCATACTTCGCTGTCTGGCGTCTTCAACCAGGCGATGGTGAAGAAGGTGGGCGCCGATGATTTCCTGGCCAAGTTCCGGCCGGACGATCTGGCAGCTAGAGTGGTAGAGCGTATCAAGGCGGCAGATATCAGTTGA
- the flgM gene encoding flagellar biosynthesis anti-sigma factor FlgM → MVIDFSRLNSSTTVGGTTRTPNAKESSKTDAAATVSTSESVSGSGETVHLSSEAQQLQKITDSLRDQPVVNSSRVAELKQAIADGSYKVDSNRVASKMLNFEAQR, encoded by the coding sequence ATGGTCATCGACTTCAGTCGTTTGAATAGTTCCACCACCGTTGGAGGTACGACACGTACTCCTAACGCCAAGGAATCCAGCAAAACCGACGCCGCGGCGACGGTCAGCACTTCCGAAAGCGTCAGCGGCAGTGGCGAGACAGTACATTTGAGCAGCGAAGCTCAACAGTTGCAGAAGATCACTGATTCGTTGCGTGATCAGCCCGTCGTCAACAGCAGCCGTGTCGCTGAGTTGAAGCAGGCTATCGCCGACGGCAGCTACAAGGTCGACAGCAACCGTGTTGCGAGCAAAATGCTTAATTTTGAAGCCCAGCGCTAG
- a CDS encoding glutamine synthetase family protein, translated as MTGEGFLEGRRLQLARGVLLQCIMGGYPAAKFYGSDDGDLALIADEQQIHRLPWSDEPRALAICDADELDGEPSSLSTRGQLKSVIARYARHGWSPVVATELEFFVFAPNSDPAQPFKPPVGLDGRREDGQSAFSVTSNNGLRPFFSEVYKCMAALGLPRDTFMHEMGVSQFEINLLHGDPLLLADQTFLFKHMLKEVALKHGLTVVCMAKPLAHTPGSSMHIHQSVVDSVTGQNIFSDEQGEPTEAFHHFIGGQQSAMADFTALFAPNVNSYQRLCHPFASPNNACWSHDNRAAGLRIPASAPVARRVENRLPGADANPYLAIAASLSAGLYGIEQRLQPSSPIQGEFVVPDNLSLPCTLHAALERLKRSALAKELFGAEFIEGYIASKTLELTSFFNEITPWERRVLASQA; from the coding sequence ATGACGGGAGAGGGCTTTCTCGAAGGGCGACGCCTGCAACTGGCCCGGGGCGTGCTGCTGCAATGCATCATGGGCGGCTACCCGGCGGCGAAGTTCTACGGCAGTGACGACGGCGATCTGGCGCTGATCGCTGACGAGCAACAGATCCATCGCCTGCCCTGGAGCGATGAGCCGCGAGCATTGGCGATTTGCGACGCCGACGAGCTGGATGGCGAGCCGTCCAGCCTGTCCACCCGGGGCCAGCTCAAATCGGTGATCGCACGGTACGCGCGTCACGGCTGGTCACCGGTCGTGGCCACCGAACTGGAGTTTTTTGTCTTCGCGCCGAACAGCGATCCCGCTCAGCCGTTCAAGCCGCCGGTGGGGCTGGACGGTCGTCGTGAGGACGGGCAATCAGCCTTCAGCGTGACCTCCAACAACGGCCTGCGCCCGTTCTTCAGCGAAGTCTATAAATGCATGGCGGCGCTGGGGTTGCCTCGCGACACCTTCATGCACGAAATGGGCGTCAGCCAGTTCGAGATCAATCTGCTGCATGGCGATCCTTTATTGCTGGCGGACCAGACGTTCCTGTTCAAGCACATGCTCAAGGAAGTGGCGCTCAAGCACGGCCTGACCGTGGTCTGCATGGCCAAGCCGCTGGCCCATACGCCGGGCAGTTCGATGCACATCCATCAGAGCGTGGTCGACAGCGTCACCGGGCAGAACATTTTCAGCGATGAGCAGGGGGAGCCGACGGAGGCATTCCATCACTTCATTGGCGGGCAGCAGTCGGCAATGGCGGATTTCACCGCTTTATTTGCGCCGAACGTCAATTCCTACCAGCGTTTGTGTCATCCTTTCGCCTCCCCGAACAACGCTTGCTGGTCCCACGACAACCGTGCGGCCGGGTTGCGCATTCCGGCCAGTGCACCGGTCGCTCGTCGGGTGGAAAATCGTCTGCCCGGTGCAGACGCCAATCCCTACCTCGCAATTGCAGCTAGTCTTTCAGCCGGGCTGTACGGTATCGAGCAGCGGTTGCAGCCGTCGTCGCCGATTCAGGGGGAATTCGTCGTACCGGACAATCTCTCGCTGCCCTGTACCTTGCATGCGGCGTTGGAGCGTCTGAAACGCAGCGCTCTGGCCAAGGAACTGTTCGGCGCCGAATTCATCGAAGGCTACATCGCGTCGAAGACCCTGGAACTGACCAGTTTCTTCAACGAAATTACCCCTTGGGAGCGCCGCGTCTTAGCCTCTCAAGCTTAA
- a CDS encoding SDR family NAD(P)-dependent oxidoreductase, giving the protein MFSHRGTAVITGVSSGPSLAYARRMAAQGYDLILVAADRDRLQTVARRITDVSGRLVEVLAGDLTRREDAQRIERLLSADASITLVVNYRTHRALLPTALTHHVSAVIEVTGKAQCPLDDATWSLFLLQWERSGPLH; this is encoded by the coding sequence ATGTTCAGTCACAGAGGCACCGCCGTGATCACCGGCGTTTCGTCAGGCCCAAGCCTGGCATACGCGCGGCGCATGGCCGCTCAGGGATACGATCTGATTCTGGTCGCGGCGGACCGTGATCGGCTGCAAACGGTGGCCAGACGGATCACCGATGTTTCCGGGCGTCTGGTGGAAGTGCTGGCGGGCGACCTGACCCGGCGTGAAGATGCGCAACGGATCGAGCGGCTGTTGAGCGCCGACGCCAGCATCACGCTGGTGGTGAACTATCGCACCCACCGGGCCTTGTTGCCGACGGCGCTGACACACCATGTCAGCGCCGTGATCGAGGTGACGGGCAAGGCGCAATGCCCGCTGGACGACGCGACATGGAGCCTGTTCCTCCTGCAATGGGAACGAAGCGGCCCCCTGCACTGA
- a CDS encoding flagellar brake protein translates to MNASSAEDVPQPPKVLTTPLEIAANMRLLMESHDPLIITFHERSQRFQSYVIDVDRDSNEIALDEMIPRDGERYLANGEPFRVEGFHDGVRIAWEVKAQMTIIEEPHSYRGPLPEEVVYHQRRNAFRAALKLASLVDIEIGGDKLKSPLRGKLLDVSATGCKLRFEGDVSERMQLGQVYERFIASLPFGSMSTSVELRYLHFEEKINTTFAGVRFHNISGLVQRQVERFVYQLQREARRFDKDDDF, encoded by the coding sequence GTGAATGCCTCAAGCGCGGAAGATGTTCCGCAGCCCCCGAAGGTACTTACCACGCCTTTGGAAATTGCCGCCAACATGCGGTTGCTGATGGAAAGTCATGATCCGCTGATCATCACTTTTCACGAGCGCAGTCAGCGCTTCCAGAGCTATGTCATCGACGTTGATCGCGACAGCAACGAGATCGCGCTCGACGAAATGATTCCCCGCGACGGTGAACGGTATCTGGCCAATGGCGAGCCGTTTCGCGTCGAAGGCTTCCACGACGGCGTGCGAATCGCCTGGGAAGTGAAGGCGCAGATGACCATCATCGAGGAGCCGCACAGCTACCGTGGCCCGCTGCCTGAAGAAGTCGTTTACCACCAACGCCGCAATGCCTTCCGCGCAGCATTGAAGCTGGCCTCGCTGGTGGACATCGAAATCGGCGGGGACAAGCTCAAGTCGCCGTTGCGCGGCAAACTGCTGGATGTCTCGGCCACCGGCTGCAAATTGCGCTTTGAAGGCGACGTCTCCGAACGTATGCAACTGGGTCAGGTCTACGAACGCTTTATCGCCTCCCTGCCCTTCGGCAGCATGAGCACCTCGGTAGAACTGCGATACCTGCACTTCGAAGAAAAGATCAACACCACCTTCGCCGGTGTTCGCTTCCACAACATCAGCGGGTTGGTGCAACGCCAGGTCGAACGGTTCGTGTACCAATTGCAGCGCGAAGCCCGTCGCTTCGACAAAGACGACGACTTCTGA
- a CDS encoding MFS transporter has protein sequence MRQIWKSFRALYFASLMMLIGSGLLSTYLALRLAADQVDGLWVGALMAANYVGLALGGKVGHRLIGRVGHIRAYATCAGIVGAAVLGHGLINYLPAWIFLRMIVGLGMMCQYMVIESWLNEQASPKQRGTVFSGYMIASYLGLVLGQLILVVHPQLGPELLMLVAMCFTLCLVPVAMTRSIHPAPMRPAPLEPLFFMRRVPQSLTTVLSAGLIIGSFYGLAPLYAAQQGLSTEHVGLFMATCIGAGLLVQGPLGKLSDRYDRAWLIRGVAGLLVLAALPLAVFPGLPLEAVFAMGFMASLLQFALYPLAVAFSNDHVEGERRVSLTAMLLMTYGVGASIGPLVSGVLMKQFGSNMLYAFVCCIALILTLRIRPKAVTNLHQVVDAPLHHVAMPDSMSSSPLVVALDPRVDEQVVQDQMQTTTEPAPDAAEPQTGQSAEPQPGSEEQPERVVASGEGVVRPVAVVDGDVSTEPQSAKPDAAHDASRDVGVDRPL, from the coding sequence ATGCGCCAAATCTGGAAATCGTTTCGAGCGCTGTATTTTGCCTCACTGATGATGTTGATCGGTTCGGGCCTCCTGAGTACCTACCTTGCCTTGCGTCTCGCTGCCGATCAGGTCGATGGCCTGTGGGTCGGTGCGTTGATGGCCGCCAACTACGTCGGCCTGGCGCTGGGCGGCAAGGTCGGGCACCGGCTGATTGGCCGGGTCGGGCACATCCGCGCGTACGCAACGTGTGCGGGGATCGTCGGCGCTGCCGTTCTGGGCCACGGGCTGATCAATTACCTGCCGGCCTGGATCTTTCTGCGGATGATCGTCGGCCTCGGCATGATGTGTCAGTACATGGTCATCGAGAGTTGGCTCAACGAACAAGCCTCGCCCAAACAGCGCGGCACGGTGTTCAGCGGCTACATGATCGCGTCGTACCTGGGGCTGGTCCTCGGTCAGCTGATTCTCGTGGTGCACCCGCAACTGGGGCCTGAGCTGCTGATGCTGGTCGCGATGTGCTTCACGCTCTGCCTGGTGCCGGTGGCGATGACCCGCAGCATTCACCCGGCGCCGATGCGTCCTGCGCCGCTGGAACCGCTGTTCTTCATGCGCCGCGTGCCGCAGTCGCTCACCACGGTGCTGAGCGCCGGTCTGATCATCGGTTCGTTTTACGGCCTGGCGCCGCTGTATGCCGCGCAGCAGGGGCTGAGTACAGAGCATGTCGGTCTGTTCATGGCGACGTGTATCGGCGCGGGTCTTCTTGTGCAAGGGCCCTTGGGCAAACTGTCAGACCGCTATGACCGTGCCTGGCTTATTCGCGGCGTGGCCGGTCTGTTGGTACTGGCGGCGTTGCCACTGGCGGTCTTTCCGGGCTTGCCGCTGGAAGCGGTGTTCGCGATGGGCTTCATGGCGTCGTTGCTGCAATTCGCGCTGTACCCGCTGGCGGTGGCGTTTTCCAACGACCACGTCGAAGGCGAACGTAGGGTGTCGCTGACGGCCATGCTGCTGATGACCTACGGCGTGGGCGCCAGTATCGGGCCGTTGGTGTCGGGCGTGCTGATGAAGCAGTTTGGCAGCAACATGCTCTATGCCTTCGTCTGTTGCATCGCTTTGATTCTGACGCTGCGGATTCGTCCGAAAGCCGTCACCAATCTGCACCAGGTCGTCGACGCGCCACTGCACCACGTCGCGATGCCGGACAGCATGTCCAGCTCGCCACTGGTGGTGGCCCTCGACCCACGGGTGGACGAACAGGTGGTTCAGGATCAGATGCAGACCACGACGGAACCGGCGCCCGACGCTGCCGAGCCTCAGACAGGACAGTCGGCGGAGCCGCAACCGGGCAGCGAAGAACAGCCGGAACGGGTGGTGGCATCAGGCGAAGGCGTTGTGAGGCCGGTGGCTGTGGTGGACGGCGACGTCAGCACCGAGCCTCAGTCGGCCAAGCCGGATGCCGCTCATGATGCTTCGCGGGATGTGGGCGTGGATCGACCGTTGTAA
- a CDS encoding SDR family NAD(P)-dependent oxidoreductase: MKLTQNTIFITGGGSGIGRALAEALHQRGNKVIIAGRREALLKEVAAANPGMESVTLDVGDAADIAKVTADVVRRFPTLNVLINNAGIMQIDDASKPIDEKLLIDTLTTNVSGPIRVTSGLIEHLKTQPDAVVINVSSVLAFVPLALTAVYSATKAALHSYSMSQRFMLRDTSVRVLEIAPPWTQTDLLGSNDEPRAMPLGEFIEETLAALGTDADEILVERAKPLRAAPGPNEMAFVTEFNNGFLAG, translated from the coding sequence ATGAAATTGACCCAAAACACGATCTTCATCACTGGCGGCGGTTCGGGCATCGGCCGCGCCCTGGCGGAAGCCCTGCACCAACGCGGCAATAAGGTGATCATCGCCGGGCGCCGTGAGGCGCTGCTCAAGGAAGTCGCTGCGGCGAATCCAGGCATGGAAAGTGTGACCCTGGACGTCGGCGATGCAGCCGACATCGCCAAAGTGACCGCTGACGTGGTGCGCCGCTTCCCGACGCTGAACGTGCTGATCAATAACGCTGGCATCATGCAGATCGACGACGCCAGCAAGCCCATCGACGAAAAACTGTTGATCGATACCCTGACCACCAACGTGTCCGGCCCGATCCGCGTGACCTCCGGGCTGATTGAGCACCTTAAAACCCAACCCGATGCGGTCGTGATCAACGTCTCGTCTGTGCTGGCCTTCGTGCCACTGGCCCTGACTGCGGTCTACAGCGCGACCAAGGCGGCCCTGCATTCGTACTCGATGTCGCAACGGTTCATGCTCCGCGACACCTCGGTGCGTGTGCTGGAAATCGCGCCGCCGTGGACCCAGACCGACCTGTTGGGCAGCAACGACGAACCCCGCGCCATGCCGCTGGGCGAGTTCATCGAAGAAACCCTTGCTGCGCTGGGGACCGATGCCGATGAAATCCTGGTCGAACGTGCCAAGCCTCTGCGTGCAGCGCCAGGCCCGAACGAGATGGCTTTCGTGACCGAGTTCAACAACGGCTTCCTGGCCGGTTGA
- the flgA gene encoding flagellar basal body P-ring formation chaperone FlgA, with protein sequence MAACLLCAAGISRADNVTLPEQLIGVTQGFLEFTVEDYLATSQTAGRYEIEVKQLDPRLRMAHCDKDLTASLESPAQPIGRVTVKVRCEGSAPWTVFVPAQVHLFRNVVTVVRPMKRDAIVSEGDVALRERDVGQLGQGFLDSLDQAVGQKVVRPTVIDQILTPVHLEQPQMVHKGDQVVISARSGSMSVRMPGEALSDGGFNEQIRVKNLNSKRVIKANIVAPGQVEVPM encoded by the coding sequence ATGGCGGCGTGTCTGCTCTGTGCCGCCGGGATCAGCCGTGCGGACAATGTGACCTTGCCTGAACAACTTATCGGCGTCACCCAGGGCTTTCTTGAATTCACCGTCGAAGACTATTTGGCCACCAGCCAGACCGCCGGTCGTTACGAGATCGAGGTCAAGCAGCTCGACCCTCGCTTGCGCATGGCGCATTGCGACAAGGATTTGACAGCGTCACTGGAAAGCCCCGCCCAACCCATCGGCCGGGTCACCGTCAAAGTACGCTGCGAAGGCAGTGCTCCATGGACGGTGTTCGTGCCCGCCCAGGTACATCTGTTTCGCAATGTCGTGACGGTGGTCCGCCCAATGAAGCGAGATGCCATCGTTTCTGAAGGCGATGTGGCGCTGCGCGAACGCGACGTAGGGCAGCTGGGGCAAGGCTTTCTTGATTCCCTCGATCAGGCGGTCGGGCAGAAAGTGGTCCGACCAACGGTCATCGATCAGATTCTGACGCCCGTTCACTTGGAGCAGCCGCAAATGGTGCACAAGGGCGATCAGGTGGTCATCAGTGCGCGCAGCGGCTCGATGAGTGTGCGCATGCCCGGCGAGGCCCTCTCGGATGGCGGCTTCAACGAACAGATACGGGTGAAAAACCTGAATTCGAAACGCGTGATCAAGGCCAATATCGTGGCCCCCGGTCAGGTCGAGGTGCCTATGTAA